The Pseudodesulfovibrio cashew genomic sequence GCACCTTCTTGTGCTCCTTGTCCACCTGCTTGTCCTTGAGGGTCTTGGTGGGGTGGCGGTAGGTCAGGCGGAAGGAGAGATTCCGTTCCTTGTCCTTGTCCTCGGCCTGGCCTTCGGGCACGAACTCGGCCACCAGTTCCACGGACTCCAGAATCTGGATGCCAGCGCCCTCGATGGCCTCGCGGATGGCTCCCGCAGGCAGGGTCGCCGGGCCGATGACCGTCACGTCGCGACGGCTGGCCGGGAACACGGGCAGCGGGCTGAACGTAATCTTGTGCGCATCAGTCATGGCGCGCAGTGCGTCCAGGTCGAGGTCTGCCAGCCAGACATCTTTGCGGGCATGGTAATAGTCGGCCATGTCTCCCTTAACCTTGCCCACCATGCCGACGGCTTCGCCGCCCACGGTCACGGATACGCACGGCTCCAGGTAGGCGTGCTCGCCCACCAGGGAGAACTGCGGCTCCTCGAGCTTCAGGCGATCGGAAATCAGGTGCTCCACCAGTCCCTTGACGTCCAGGTAGTCCACGTCTCCGGCAGCCTGGGGCCACTCCTGCGCATGGCGCGGGCCGTAAAGCAGCATGCCAAGGTGCACGGCCTCGGCGGTCTCGGTCTCGGACTCGGCGTCGGCAACAAACCGCTTGGCCACTTCGAAGATGCGGACATGGTTGTTGGACTGGGCCAGGTTATGCTTCAGCGTGTTCAGCAGGCCCGGCGCCAGGTCGGTGCGCATGACGTTCTGGTCCTCGGAGAGCGGATTGGCGATGTGCACGCGACCCTCGGCGGGCAGGCCGAGGCGGTCGAGATCGTCGTCACCCACAAAGGAGTAATTGATGGCCTCTTTAAGGCCGACGCCTGCGCCCCAGGTCTTGATATTCTTGATGAAACCATACACGGACTGGCCGAGGTCGGCGATATCCATGGACTTGGACACTTTGGGCAGCACCGCCGGGATGCGGTCCAGGCCGTAGACGCGGCCTACTTCTTCGTACAGGTCCACTTCCCGCTCCAGATCCAGGCGGTGGGACGGGCTGGACACGGTCCAGTTGGCCGGGTCGGAATCGTCCACGTGGCACCCTTCCAGGGTGAAGACCTTCTTGGCAAATTCGGGTTCCAGATTCAGACCGAGCAACGACATGCAGCGGTCGTGGCGGTAGCCGTGCTTGCGGTCCTTCCACGGAACGGGCTCGTTGGAGGCCACGCCGGAAACCACGGTGCCGCCGGAGGTCTCGGACATGAGCTGCGCGGCGCGATCCATGGCGAACCGGTTCATGACCTGATCCACGCCCCGCTCGAAGCGGTAGGAAGCGTCGGACGGCAGCGCCAGGCGGCGGGCGGTCTTGCGGATGGTGCCAGGACGGAACACGGCGGCCTCGAGCAGCACGTTGGTGGACCCCGAGTTCATCTCGGAGTTGGCGCCGCCCATGACACCGGCCAGGCCCACGGGCTTCTTGCCGTCCCAGATGAGCAGGTCGTTGGCAGTGAGGGTGCGCTCGACGTTGTCCAGCGTGGTGAACTTCATACCGTCCGTGGCCGGGGCCACGCGGATGGTGGCGTCCTCCACCAGGTCGAAATCAAAGGAGTGCAGCGGCTGCCCCAACTCGAACATGATGTAGTTGGTGCAGTCGACGATGTTGGAAATGGGGCGCTGTCCCAAGGCCAGAAGCTTGAAGCGCATCCAGTCCGGAGCCTTGCGGGTCTCCACGCCGTGCAGCAGACGGGCGTTGTATAGCGGGCAAAGCTCGGGATCGTCGATGATGATCTTGACCTCGTCGGCCGCGTTGCCTCCGGACTCCACCAAGTTGAGCTTAGGCAGGGTCAGGGGCAGCTCGAAGGCCAAGGCTGTCTCGCGGGCGAACCCGAGGATGGAGAGGCAGTCGGCCCGGTTGGGCGTGATGTCGAAATCGAAGACAACCCGCTCCAGATTGAGTGCGTCCACCAGCTTGTCGCCGACAGTCAGGGAATCGTCCAGAACCCAAATGCCCTCGTGGTCCTCGGAGAAGCCGAGTTCACGTTCAGAGCAGATCATGCCCATGGACTTGACGCCGCGCAGCTTGGCCTTCTTGATCTTCATGCCGTCGGGCATGATCGTGCCCACAGTGGCCACCGGGACCTTCTGGCCCTTGGCCACGTTGGGCGCGCCGCAGACGATGGTCAGGGTTTCGGGGCCGCCCACGTCCACGGTGCAGACCGACAGGTGGTCCGACTCGGGGTGGGTTTCGCACGCCGCGACGAACCCGATCACGATATCCTTGACGGCCTCGAAGGGATCGACGATTCCCTCCAGCTCAAGGCCGAGCATGGTGAGTTTGTCGCCCAACGCCTGGACTTCCCCCTCGTAGGGGACGAATTCACGCAACCAATTCAAGCTGACTAACATGGAAATGCCTCCGGCGGCTGGGGGGAAGGGAAGAGGGACACCCTTTGCAAAGGGTTCTCCCTCTTCCCTTCCCCCCAGACCCCCCATCTCATCTCCCTACTCCCAAACTCTTTGGCGGCGCAATGCGCGCGGGTCGAAGGGGATGAAAAAGTTATCTTCGCGGATAAGGAACCCTCTCGGGTTCAGTATGTCAAAAGAAGGGCGGCAAAGGGCACGCGCCTTTTGCCACCCTATCTCACTAATCTATGCAAACTGTTCCAGGAAACGGACGTCGTTCTCGAAGAACATGCGCAGGTCGCCGATGCCGTACTTGAGCATGGCGATACGCTCGATGCCCATGCCGAAAGCAAAACCGGTGACCTCTTCCGGGTCGTAACCCACGGACTTGAAGACATTGGGATCGACCATGCCGCATCCCAGAATCTCAACCCAGCCGGTGCCCTTGCAGACGCGACAGGTCTTGCCGCCGGTCTCCCCCTTGCCACCGCACATGACGCAGGAGATATCGACCTCGGCGCTGGGTTCGGTGAACGGGAAGAAGCTCGGGCGGAAGCGGACCTCGGTCTTGGGACCGAAGACCTGGCGCACGAACACGGTCAGAGTGCCGCGCAGGTCGCCCATGGAGACTTTTTTGTCGACCAGCAGCCCCTCGATCTGGTGGAACATGGGGGTGTGGGTCAGGTCGGAGTCGCGGCGGTAGACCTTGCCCGGAGCGATGACGGCCACGGGCGGCTTCCGCTTGAGCATGGACCGGATCTGCATGCCCGAAGTGTGGGTGCGCAGGACGATGTTGTCCGAGACGTACAGGGTGTCCTGCATGTCGCGGGCCGGGTGCTCGGGCGGGATATTCAGGGCCTCGAAATTGTGCCAGTCGTTCTCCACCTCGGGACCGGCGGCATGCTCAAAACCGAGTCCGGTGAGCACTCCGCAGACCTCGTCCATGACGAGGGTGACCGGATGCAGGGACCCGGCTGCGGGCTTTCGGCCAGGCATGGTGGGATCGAACAGGGACATGGCCTGGGACGTCTCCGTCGCGGTCAGATCGGCCTGCCACGAGTCGATGAGCGCAGTGATGCGCTGCTTGACCTCGTTGGCCTTCTTGCCACCTGCGGGCTTGTCGGCGTTGTCCAGCTTTCCGAGCCTGCCCATGAGCTGGGCCAGTTTGCCCTTGCGGCCCAGGAATTCAATGCGCAGTTCGTCCAGTTCCTTCAACGAACAGGCCTGGCCCTTGCGAGATTCGCAATCCTGGGCCAGGCCATCTAGTCCTTCCAGGAAGGACTTGAGTTCACTACTCACGATTTAGCTCACCTTGGCTTTGGCGGCCTCGGCGACTTTGGCGAACACTTCGGGGTTGCGCACTGCCATGTCGGCGAGGACCTTGCGGTTCAGCTCGATACCGGCCAGCTTAAGACCGTTCATGAGGCGGCTGTAGGAAAGGCCGTTGATACGGGCGGCGGCGTTGATGCGCATGATCCACAGCTTCCTGAACTCGCGTTTTTTGCGCTTGCGGTCCTTGTAGGCGTGACACAACGCCTTTTCCACGCGCTCGCGAGCGGTACGGTACAGACGGCTACCGGCTCCGCGGTAACCCTTGGCCATTTTCAAATACTTTTTGTGACGACGCTTTGCAGCGAGTCCGCGTTTAACTCTCATGGTTAAACCTCCATCTTTGATCAACCTCCCGGGCCGGACGGATTCCCCCAGCGAGGCAAGATTCTATAGGTTGAGTGACGATACGGTCCAGTTCGCTTCCGATGCCTAGGCCGACTCGACGCGGGAACTCACGTTCCTCTTTGGTGCGCGGCCGGCTGGCGTGTATCGAATGCTACTAGCCGTTGGGCAGCTGACGACGAACGGCCTTCATGTTGGCGCCATCCACGGTGGTGGACTGGCCCAGGCGACGTTTGCGCTTGGCGTTCTTCTTGGTCAGGATGTGACGCAAGTTCTTCCTGCGGCGCTTGAACTTGCCGGTAGCGGTCTTGGAGAACCGCTTGGCAGCAGCGCGACGGGTTTTGATCTTGGGCATATGAGCCTCCTTCATTCGGGGATCTTGTCCCCGGTGAGTATCGACTATTTTTTCACGGGAGCAAGCATCATTGTCATCGTCCGTCCCTCAGACAACGGCCTGCTCTCAACTTTGGCTAAATCCTGCGTATCCTCCACAACCCGCTCGAGCACCATCAGCCCGCGGTCCTTGTGGACGATTTCGCGTCCCCGGAAGAAGACGGTGACCTTGCAGCGGTCGCCTCCATCCAGAAAGTTAATTATCTTCTTGAGCTTGGTCTGGTAATCGTGCTCATCGGTTTTCGGCCGGAACTTGACTTCCTTGATCTTGATGACGGTCTGTTTCTTCTTGGCTTCCTGCAGCTTTTTCTTCTGCTGGAATTTGAACTTTCCGTAGTCCATGATCTTACAGACCGGCGGATCGGCGTTGGGCGCAACCTCAACGAGATCGAGGCCCTTTTCGCGAGCGCGATCCAATGCATCACGAGTGTCCATGACACCCAACTGCTCACCGTCCTCGTCAACCACCCGCACCTTGGGAATGCGGATTCTTTCGTTGCGGCGGACCTGATCCTGACGTCGTTGACCTCGACGGTCGTTACCCCGAAAAGCTATAGCACATACCTCCTGCTTCGAAAGGCGCCTTGGCAGCTTCCAAAACAAGCTGCGCGGCTTCTTCCAATGTCACCAGGCCGGGGTCTTCTCCGTCACGGGAGCGGATGTTGACACACCCGGCTTCAACTTCTTTATCGCCGATTACCAGCATATACGGGATCTTCTCAACCTGAGCTTCCCGTATCTTGTAGCCGAGCTTTTCGTTCCGGACGTCCGCTTCAACGCGGATCCCCTTGCCCTTGAAGAACGCCTCGGCTTTCTTAACAAAATCAAATTGCGCATCGGTCACGTTCATCAGGCGGACCTGGACCGGCGCAAGCCAAACAGGATACGCACCAGCACAGTGTTCCGTCAACATCCCGATGAAACGTTCGATGGAACCGAGCATGGCGCGATGGATCATAACGGGGCGGTGGCGCTCACCGTCCTCGCCGACATATACTATGTCAAACCGCTCTGGCAAGGTGAAATCCACCTGAATTGTCCCGCACTGCCAGGACCTTCCGATGGAATCGAGCAGATGGAAGTCGATCTTGGGCCCGTAGAACGCGCCGTCGCCTTCGTTGATGGCATACTTCATGCCGTATTTTTCCAAGGCCTGACGAAGGGCCTCGGTGGCGACTTCCCAGTCCTCGTCCGAACCGATGGACTTCTCCGGCCGGGTGGAGAGCTCCACCTGGAAATCGTAGTCGAACAGGGAATAGATGTCGCTGTAGAACTTGATCAGGTTGAGGATTTCCTCCTCGATCTGGTCCGGACGGCAGATGAGATGGGCGTCGTCCTGGGTGAAGGTGCGCACGCGCATCAAACCGTGGAGCACGCCGGATTTCTCGTGGCGGTGGACCACGCCCAGTTCGAAGTAGCGCTGGGGCAGATCGCGGTAGCTCATGATCTTTCTTTTATAGATGATCATGTGCGCCAGGCAGTTCATGGGCTTGATGCCGTATGCCTGCTCGTCGATCTCCGTGAAGTACATGTTCTCACGGTAGTTCTCGTAGTGACCGGACTTCTCCCACAGCTCGCGCTTGAGGATGAGCGGCCCCTGGACCAGGTCGTAGCCCCGCTTGAGGTGCTCCTTGCGCTCGAAGTCCTCCAGGATGGCACGAATAAGCATCCCCTTGGGATGCCACAGGGCCATGCCCGGTCCGACTTCCTCGTTGAAGGAGAAGAGGTCGAGCTGGTTGCCCAGCTTGCGGTGATCGCGCTTCTTGGCCTCTTCCAGCTGGAACAGATACTTCTTCAGCGCCTTGGGGTCCTGCCAGGCAGTGCCGTAGATGCGCTGGAGCTGCTTGTTCTTCTCGTCACCGCGCCAGTAGGCGCCAGCAACGGAAAGCAGCTTGAAGGCCTTGAGCATGCCGGTGCGGGCCACGTGGGGGCCTCGGCACAGGTCGGCGAACTCGCCATGGGTATAAATGGAATATTCGTCCGAGCCCAGGTCGTCAATGAGCTCACCCTTATAGTCCTCGCCCAGGTCGGCGAAGTACTCGCGGGCCTCGTCGGCGGACACGGTGCGGCAGGAGAACTCCTTGTTCGCGCCGACCGAGGAGAGCATCTCCTTTTCGATGGCCTCCAGGTCTTCGGGCGTGAACGGACGCTCAAAGTCGAAATCGTAGTAGAAGCCGTCCTTGATGGCCGGGCCGATGGTCACCTTGGCGGTGGGGTACAGCTTCTTGACCGCCTCGGCCATGAGGTGGGCGGTGGAGTGGCGAATAACGTTAAGCCCCTCTTCGCTGTCCGCGAAGACGGGCTCGAGAGTGGTGCAGGTAGTGGGAACGACGGTGGTCAGGTCCAAGAGGGTCTCGCCGCACTTGGCCACGACAACGTTCTTGAACTGTTTCTTGGACAGCCCTTCCTTGAGGGCGTCGGCGCATGAAGCGCCGTCAGCCAGGTCAACCTGTTTGCCGGAGACGTCGATCTGCACTTCCTATGGCTCCTTGTCCCGCGTCCGGGACCGTAAAAAAATGAAAGGGAGGCACTAGGCCTCCCTTCCGGGGATTTCTGGTAGGCGCGGAGGGATTTGAACCCACGACCCTTTGCACGTCAAGCAAATGCTCTCCCCCTGAGCTACGCGCCTTCTCGTCGAAGCGGAGTGAATAACTATATGTGAGCCGCTCAGTTGTCAAGCAGCTTCTTCAAAAAAATTCAACTTTTCGCACCCCCTTGCCGGACAGCCCTGTGCAAGCGTCCCGCACCACCCGATTCAATCGAGGGCCCGCAAGGCCTCGGAGGCAATTTCCCCCACCGTGACGTCCATCAATTCATTATCCGCGAAGGTACGGATTGCCGTGGCGTCGGCATCGAGTTGCGTCAACTTCTCCCGCGCGGACGCGGCCTTGATGCCGCCCAGAGCCCAGGCGGCGTAAGCCCGGTTGTACGAGTCCTCCTCGTCCAGGGCCGTTATCAGGAAGCGTTCGGCCCCGACCACGTATTCGGGACGCTCCCCGGCCAGACGGGCCAGCCCCCAGAACACGTCCCGTCGCAACTCCGGATGATCCAGGAAGTTGCCGTCGCACTCCTCGTCGCAGAAGATGTAGGAGGCGAGGATCTTGTGAAACTCGACAGCAATCCGTTCGTGCCGGACCATGGCCTCGGCCATGAAGTGCGGGATACCCCACCCCAGGTTGCCGGATTCCTCGTTCATATACCACATGCAGGTACGCATGAGCGTCCGCGCCTTTTCCATGGACGCGTCCGCCAGTCGGGCGGCAGTGATCCCGAAAGCCGTGACCGAGCGCCAGCGGACCAACTCTTCCTTGTCCAGACGCAGGTTCAGCAGCGGAGGCACCAGGATATTGGGAGGATAGTCATCCAGCTCGGACAGGCGGTCCTGCCATGCCGGGTCGGCTAGTATCTCGCGAAGCGTCTTCTTTACGCGGCGGAATCGGGACATGTTCGCTCCTGGGATCGGGTTTCGTTGACCGTACCAACAAAAAAGGGAACCGCCAATGCGGTTCCCTTGAAAATAATCACCTTTTTCCCGAAAGCAATGGGAACAATTCCTAATTCGCCTCGATTTCCTTCTTGAAATCGGGCTCGACCGGGAAGCCGAACTCTTCGGCCTTGGCGATGCACTTCTTGGCATCGTCCCAGCGCTCGAAACGGGCGTCGATGATGGCCTTGTTGTTCCATGCCGGGCCGAACTCGGGATGTTTGTCCAAAATGGTCTTGAGCAGCTTGTCCGCCTCCTCGTAGTCACCGATGGTGATGAACAGGGAGGACATGGTGGCCTGGGCCTGAACAAACTCAGGGTCGAGCTTGAGCGCCTTTTTCAGGGCCTTGTGCGCCTCGTCGGTCTTGCCCTGCTGAAGCAGGACGAAGCCGATGTTGCCCCACGGAACAGCAAAGAAGGGACGCTCCTGGGTGGCCCGGACGTTATAGTTGAGACACCCTTCCAGGTCGTTGCGCTGCATGGCAATACCGCCCAACTGAACGTAGGCCTCGGCCATCTTCGGGGAATTGGAGACCGCCTCGAGAAACTCCCGCTCGGCTTCCATGAAGTCGCGGCGGGACAGATAGGCCACGCCCAGGTTGTAGTGGGTGTTGCCGCAGGTGGCGTTGTTTTTGAGTTTGCCCTTGAGGTCGGCGATGTAATCGTCGAGATTGTCGAAGTGTTCCATGGTTTCCAATCCTTATCTTATGGCTTTACGCCGTGTTTCTTCAGATGCTCCGCGTACCAGAGGCAGTACTCGAAGACCGGGCGGACCTTTTCGAAGTTCATGACCAG encodes the following:
- the pheT gene encoding phenylalanine--tRNA ligase subunit beta, whose product is MLVSLNWLREFVPYEGEVQALGDKLTMLGLELEGIVDPFEAVKDIVIGFVAACETHPESDHLSVCTVDVGGPETLTIVCGAPNVAKGQKVPVATVGTIMPDGMKIKKAKLRGVKSMGMICSERELGFSEDHEGIWVLDDSLTVGDKLVDALNLERVVFDFDITPNRADCLSILGFARETALAFELPLTLPKLNLVESGGNAADEVKIIIDDPELCPLYNARLLHGVETRKAPDWMRFKLLALGQRPISNIVDCTNYIMFELGQPLHSFDFDLVEDATIRVAPATDGMKFTTLDNVERTLTANDLLIWDGKKPVGLAGVMGGANSEMNSGSTNVLLEAAVFRPGTIRKTARRLALPSDASYRFERGVDQVMNRFAMDRAAQLMSETSGGTVVSGVASNEPVPWKDRKHGYRHDRCMSLLGLNLEPEFAKKVFTLEGCHVDDSDPANWTVSSPSHRLDLEREVDLYEEVGRVYGLDRIPAVLPKVSKSMDIADLGQSVYGFIKNIKTWGAGVGLKEAINYSFVGDDDLDRLGLPAEGRVHIANPLSEDQNVMRTDLAPGLLNTLKHNLAQSNNHVRIFEVAKRFVADAESETETAEAVHLGMLLYGPRHAQEWPQAAGDVDYLDVKGLVEHLISDRLKLEEPQFSLVGEHAYLEPCVSVTVGGEAVGMVGKVKGDMADYYHARKDVWLADLDLDALRAMTDAHKITFSPLPVFPASRRDVTVIGPATLPAGAIREAIEGAGIQILESVELVAEFVPEGQAEDKDKERNLSFRLTYRHPTKTLKDKQVDKEHKKVLEALEKNLPIRF
- the pheS gene encoding phenylalanine--tRNA ligase subunit alpha, with translation MSSELKSFLEGLDGLAQDCESRKGQACSLKELDELRIEFLGRKGKLAQLMGRLGKLDNADKPAGGKKANEVKQRITALIDSWQADLTATETSQAMSLFDPTMPGRKPAAGSLHPVTLVMDEVCGVLTGLGFEHAAGPEVENDWHNFEALNIPPEHPARDMQDTLYVSDNIVLRTHTSGMQIRSMLKRKPPVAVIAPGKVYRRDSDLTHTPMFHQIEGLLVDKKVSMGDLRGTLTVFVRQVFGPKTEVRFRPSFFPFTEPSAEVDISCVMCGGKGETGGKTCRVCKGTGWVEILGCGMVDPNVFKSVGYDPEEVTGFAFGMGIERIAMLKYGIGDLRMFFENDVRFLEQFA
- the rplT gene encoding 50S ribosomal protein L20, which codes for MRVKRGLAAKRRHKKYLKMAKGYRGAGSRLYRTARERVEKALCHAYKDRKRKKREFRKLWIMRINAAARINGLSYSRLMNGLKLAGIELNRKVLADMAVRNPEVFAKVAEAAKAKVS
- the rpmI gene encoding 50S ribosomal protein L35, giving the protein MPKIKTRRAAAKRFSKTATGKFKRRRKNLRHILTKKNAKRKRRLGQSTTVDGANMKAVRRQLPNG
- the infC gene encoding translation initiation factor IF-3, whose protein sequence is MAFRGNDRRGQRRQDQVRRNERIRIPKVRVVDEDGEQLGVMDTRDALDRAREKGLDLVEVAPNADPPVCKIMDYGKFKFQQKKKLQEAKKKQTVIKIKEVKFRPKTDEHDYQTKLKKIINFLDGGDRCKVTVFFRGREIVHKDRGLMVLERVVEDTQDLAKVESRPLSEGRTMTMMLAPVKK
- the thrS gene encoding threonine--tRNA ligase yields the protein MQIDVSGKQVDLADGASCADALKEGLSKKQFKNVVVAKCGETLLDLTTVVPTTCTTLEPVFADSEEGLNVIRHSTAHLMAEAVKKLYPTAKVTIGPAIKDGFYYDFDFERPFTPEDLEAIEKEMLSSVGANKEFSCRTVSADEAREYFADLGEDYKGELIDDLGSDEYSIYTHGEFADLCRGPHVARTGMLKAFKLLSVAGAYWRGDEKNKQLQRIYGTAWQDPKALKKYLFQLEEAKKRDHRKLGNQLDLFSFNEEVGPGMALWHPKGMLIRAILEDFERKEHLKRGYDLVQGPLILKRELWEKSGHYENYRENMYFTEIDEQAYGIKPMNCLAHMIIYKRKIMSYRDLPQRYFELGVVHRHEKSGVLHGLMRVRTFTQDDAHLICRPDQIEEEILNLIKFYSDIYSLFDYDFQVELSTRPEKSIGSDEDWEVATEALRQALEKYGMKYAINEGDGAFYGPKIDFHLLDSIGRSWQCGTIQVDFTLPERFDIVYVGEDGERHRPVMIHRAMLGSIERFIGMLTEHCAGAYPVWLAPVQVRLMNVTDAQFDFVKKAEAFFKGKGIRVEADVRNEKLGYKIREAQVEKIPYMLVIGDKEVEAGCVNIRSRDGEDPGLVTLEEAAQLVLEAAKAPFEAGGMCYSFSG
- a CDS encoding DVU0298 family protein, which encodes MSRFRRVKKTLREILADPAWQDRLSELDDYPPNILVPPLLNLRLDKEELVRWRSVTAFGITAARLADASMEKARTLMRTCMWYMNEESGNLGWGIPHFMAEAMVRHERIAVEFHKILASYIFCDEECDGNFLDHPELRRDVFWGLARLAGERPEYVVGAERFLITALDEEDSYNRAYAAWALGGIKAASAREKLTQLDADATAIRTFADNELMDVTVGEIASEALRALD
- a CDS encoding tetratricopeptide repeat protein, coding for MEHFDNLDDYIADLKGKLKNNATCGNTHYNLGVAYLSRRDFMEAEREFLEAVSNSPKMAEAYVQLGGIAMQRNDLEGCLNYNVRATQERPFFAVPWGNIGFVLLQQGKTDEAHKALKKALKLDPEFVQAQATMSSLFITIGDYEEADKLLKTILDKHPEFGPAWNNKAIIDARFERWDDAKKCIAKAEEFGFPVEPDFKKEIEAN